Proteins from a genomic interval of Bacteroidia bacterium:
- a CDS encoding MATE family efflux transporter yields MSKIWVLALPVLLSNLLQTSVTVVDTFMVGQLGPVPIAAVGMGNTIRMLLLILFLSVSGGAMSLVAQARGGRDKKRMSRITRQSIVSGLMLSGIIMLIGGLSAGPMMEFIDQGDNEEVVALGTIYLQVLFLGAPFLVLNLIVNRLMQGAGDTLTPLMLTAVMVVLNIFFNYIFIFGWGMIPAYGVVGAAYGTLAARGLSTIAAIVIFHSGKNVIHILPGSWWPDWSMIKDILSIGVPSGIQGVFRHSATLMVIFLLTATELGTFGAAALTIGYQVASLATMPVVGLNVASTSLVGRALGKWQIEEANYIGKLMIVLGVLLMLILVTPMIIFAEEIILIFDPSANPAVLKGSLGYFHTNLIFLPVTAASIIITGALRGTGHTTPAMISTLIGRNACTLLFAWLLAFPLEMGSIGVWWGIVIGRLIDVCYMLYTWAAKKWINVALEKSEVYRKHLKELPVQVREKFLEEVRAPQMAIPHTLEVVGEDGVLYQRPDQELEVVFEESSYRKF; encoded by the coding sequence ATGTCTAAGATTTGGGTTCTGGCTTTGCCTGTGCTTCTTTCCAATCTCCTTCAGACATCTGTAACCGTTGTCGATACCTTTATGGTTGGTCAATTGGGACCTGTACCTATCGCAGCTGTTGGCATGGGAAATACAATTCGCATGTTGTTGCTCATTCTTTTCCTCTCTGTCTCAGGGGGGGCGATGAGTTTGGTTGCACAGGCCAGGGGCGGACGGGACAAGAAACGAATGAGTAGAATTACCCGTCAGAGTATTGTTTCAGGATTGATGCTTTCGGGCATTATCATGTTGATAGGAGGGCTGAGTGCTGGCCCCATGATGGAATTTATAGATCAGGGAGATAATGAAGAAGTCGTTGCGCTGGGAACCATCTACTTGCAGGTTCTTTTCCTGGGGGCGCCCTTTTTGGTGCTGAACCTCATTGTTAACAGACTTATGCAAGGCGCCGGAGACACCTTGACTCCCTTGATGTTGACAGCTGTGATGGTGGTACTCAATATCTTTTTCAATTATATCTTCATTTTTGGCTGGGGAATGATTCCAGCATATGGAGTAGTAGGAGCAGCTTATGGAACGCTGGCAGCTAGAGGACTTTCTACCATAGCAGCCATCGTCATTTTCCATAGCGGCAAAAACGTGATCCATATCCTGCCGGGGAGTTGGTGGCCGGATTGGTCTATGATCAAAGATATTTTAAGCATAGGGGTTCCTTCGGGCATACAAGGGGTTTTTCGGCACAGTGCTACCCTCATGGTTATCTTTCTTTTGACTGCTACCGAACTCGGAACTTTTGGAGCCGCAGCCTTGACCATCGGCTATCAGGTGGCTAGTTTGGCTACTATGCCGGTTGTTGGGCTTAATGTTGCCAGCACAAGCTTAGTTGGGCGAGCTTTAGGGAAGTGGCAAATAGAAGAAGCAAATTATATCGGAAAATTGATGATTGTTCTTGGGGTTTTGCTCATGCTGATTTTGGTTACCCCCATGATAATCTTTGCAGAAGAAATTATTCTCATTTTTGATCCCTCAGCAAATCCCGCTGTGCTCAAAGGAAGTCTCGGATACTTTCATACCAATTTGATATTCCTACCAGTTACAGCCGCATCTATCATAATCACTGGCGCCTTGCGAGGAACCGGACATACGACTCCTGCCATGATATCCACCCTCATTGGCCGCAATGCCTGTACCCTGCTCTTTGCCTGGCTCCTGGCTTTCCCATTAGAAATGGGATCTATCGGGGTCTGGTGGGGAATCGTCATTGGAAGACTGATTGATGTCTGTTATATGCTTTATACCTGGGCTGCGAAAAAATGGATCAATGTTGCGCTGGAAAAATCAGAAGTTTATCGAAAACATCTGAAAGAGCTTCCTGTTCAAGTGCGTGAGAAGTTTCTGGAAGAAGTCCGTGCTCCACAAATGGCAATTCCCCATACCCTCGAAGTGGTTGGGGAAGACGGAGTATTGTACCAAAGGCCTGATCAGGAATTGGAAGTTGTTTTTGAAGAATCGAGCTATCGAAAGTTCTAG
- a CDS encoding DUF4249 family protein — MKNLIIFILPLLLFNLSCEQESLNNYETETAVVSGYIYAGYPVDSIRITQSISYSQSDSSIISLDELSPSLSDANNSWELLSIGNGYYHNPDIIVLSENSYQLKFEHKGNEVSAITYVPQARAANLSTLAIEMDRIESGGFPGNLGEQADPIEISWDNSEGDYYYVLIENIEDDPRYINEFLRERLEESGELRRFQRITEPEITDFYAINPMRELQQFGTHRVIVFRVNPEYAALYQSSSNSTLTISEPPSNVNNGLGIFSGLSSDTLYFEVNER; from the coding sequence ATGAAAAATCTTATCATATTTATCCTCCCTCTCCTTTTATTCAATCTCTCCTGTGAACAGGAAAGCCTGAATAATTACGAAACCGAAACTGCGGTAGTTTCAGGGTACATCTATGCAGGTTACCCCGTTGATTCCATCCGAATCACCCAATCTATCTCTTATTCCCAGTCAGATAGTAGTATAATCAGCCTGGATGAGCTCTCCCCTAGCCTATCGGATGCTAATAATAGCTGGGAATTGCTTTCGATAGGCAATGGATACTATCATAACCCTGATATTATCGTTTTAAGCGAAAACAGCTATCAACTCAAATTTGAACATAAAGGAAATGAAGTATCCGCAATTACTTATGTACCCCAGGCCCGGGCAGCTAATCTTTCCACTTTAGCAATAGAAATGGATAGAATTGAAAGTGGGGGATTTCCGGGGAATTTGGGAGAACAAGCCGATCCAATTGAGATCAGTTGGGATAATTCAGAAGGGGATTACTACTATGTGCTTATTGAAAACATTGAGGATGATCCTCGTTATATCAATGAATTTTTGCGTGAAAGATTAGAAGAGAGTGGAGAGTTGAGGCGTTTCCAACGAATCACTGAGCCTGAAATCACGGATTTCTACGCCATCAATCCGATGCGTGAACTCCAGCAATTCGGGACCCATCGCGTGATCGTTTTTAGGGTAAATCCCGAATATGCAGCTTTGTATCAGTCTTCTTCCAATAGTACCCTGACAATCAGTGAACCGCCCAGTAATGTCAATAATGGACTTGGCATTTTCTCGGGCTTGAGCTCTGATACTTTATACTTTGAGGTAAATGAACGCTAA
- a CDS encoding TonB-dependent receptor, translating into MEVSRCIRYCIIFSLFYLSFHTLSFSQSLHELKVKGQFYDRPLQAALIHLEIGYKLDFEFKKEELEEFRVNVAFGKRPLPEAMKLLLTGTGLDFELAEPNLVRIFKRTGKVVPKALSAASRFNITVEGTIKDGDSGETLPYANVRLAGSKIGTTSNVDGYFSLFNVPSDTSLLEIKYLGYQNLSFRLSPEMDLANLNIFLEDFDVELEEVLILSEREEQLMEASTGISTISVSPAQLATLPSFGEKDIFRSLQLLPGVSGSNESSSGLFVRGGTPDQNLVLFDGFTVYHVDHLFGFFSAFNTEAIKDVQLYKGGFEAKYGGRISSVVDLTGKNGNTERFNAGFGASLVSVNAFVESPFANGKGSFMVAGRRSFQSSFYNNLFDSFTESSGTEQGSPGGLGGRFGQVEVQPNSYFYDLNAKVTYRPNPKDVISLSFYNGQDNLDNSRNLDNNSLGGRGPFGGGNANFTFNSNNTDLTNWGNWGSSLKWSRKWNEKFYSKANLSYSNYYSERDRRNETSITREDTTIERSNGSYEFNDLRDLTFKLDNEWKISQENQLDFGLQSTYNDIKYQFTQNDSISLLDREDIGATNALYLQDRHLFFDKLLLKGGLRLSHYGVNDQWYFEPRASLSYALSNKLKLKAAWGQYYQFATRIVREDIQQGSRDFWLLADGNRVPVSSAEHYIAGLSYETNTWLFDVEAYYKNLDGLSEYTTRLSRSGFGPNQSLDYQELFYQGTGIAKGIEFLVQKKVGKFTGWLSYTLGEVLYDFPAFGDEPFNANQDQTHELKLVGSFKVRNWTFGSSFIYATGRPYTAPTGFYEVSLLDGSTADFFEVSDKNALRFPDYHRLDLSATYEFKLGQSPSSFGVSIFNLYDRRNVWYKEYEVIEGELIETDISLLSLTPSFFFTWKLR; encoded by the coding sequence ATGGAGGTTTCGCGCTGCATACGATACTGCATCATTTTTTCCCTTTTCTATTTAAGTTTTCATACCCTAAGCTTTTCCCAAAGTCTTCATGAATTGAAGGTCAAGGGTCAGTTTTATGATCGACCGCTTCAGGCCGCCTTGATTCACCTCGAGATTGGCTATAAACTCGATTTTGAATTTAAAAAAGAAGAGCTGGAAGAGTTTCGGGTAAACGTGGCCTTTGGGAAGCGACCCCTTCCGGAAGCCATGAAATTGCTACTTACAGGCACAGGTCTCGATTTTGAACTGGCAGAACCCAATTTGGTCAGAATCTTTAAACGAACAGGCAAAGTAGTTCCCAAAGCCCTGAGTGCAGCAAGTCGATTCAACATCACAGTAGAAGGTACGATCAAGGATGGCGATAGCGGGGAAACCCTGCCCTATGCAAATGTTCGTTTGGCCGGAAGCAAGATAGGCACTACCTCCAATGTGGATGGTTATTTCAGCCTCTTTAATGTGCCTTCAGATACTTCTTTATTAGAGATAAAGTATCTCGGCTATCAAAATCTTTCTTTTCGATTGAGTCCAGAGATGGATTTAGCAAATCTGAACATCTTCCTGGAGGATTTTGATGTAGAACTGGAAGAGGTATTGATCCTCTCGGAAAGGGAGGAACAATTGATGGAAGCTTCCACGGGGATTAGTACGATTAGCGTTTCCCCGGCACAACTTGCTACACTTCCTAGTTTTGGAGAGAAAGATATTTTCCGATCTCTACAATTATTGCCAGGAGTAAGTGGCAGCAATGAGAGTTCCTCGGGCTTATTTGTCAGAGGGGGTACGCCCGATCAGAATCTGGTATTATTTGATGGCTTTACGGTCTATCATGTGGACCATTTGTTCGGATTTTTTAGTGCTTTCAATACAGAAGCGATCAAAGATGTGCAATTGTATAAAGGAGGCTTCGAAGCCAAGTATGGCGGCAGGATTTCCAGTGTAGTCGATTTGACGGGAAAGAATGGGAATACCGAGCGTTTCAATGCAGGTTTCGGAGCCAGTTTGGTGAGTGTAAATGCTTTCGTTGAAAGTCCTTTTGCCAATGGAAAAGGCTCCTTTATGGTGGCAGGTCGTCGATCCTTCCAAAGTAGTTTTTACAACAATCTTTTTGATTCGTTCACAGAAAGCTCCGGGACTGAGCAGGGGTCGCCCGGAGGCCTGGGAGGAAGGTTTGGGCAAGTCGAGGTCCAGCCTAACTCCTACTTTTATGACCTCAATGCGAAAGTTACTTATCGTCCGAATCCCAAAGATGTTATTTCTCTTAGTTTCTACAATGGGCAAGACAATCTGGACAATTCTCGAAACCTGGATAACAATTCTTTAGGCGGAAGAGGACCTTTTGGAGGAGGGAATGCCAATTTCACTTTCAACAGCAATAATACTGACCTGACCAATTGGGGAAACTGGGGAAGTAGCCTGAAATGGTCGAGAAAGTGGAACGAGAAATTTTATAGCAAAGCCAATCTTTCCTACTCCAATTACTATAGCGAAAGGGATAGAAGAAATGAGACCAGCATTACACGGGAAGATACGACCATAGAACGCAGCAATGGTTCTTATGAGTTCAACGATTTGAGAGACCTGACTTTTAAGTTGGATAATGAATGGAAAATTAGCCAAGAAAATCAGTTGGATTTCGGATTGCAAAGCACTTACAATGATATCAAATATCAGTTTACCCAAAATGACTCTATAAGTCTCCTGGATCGGGAGGATATTGGAGCCACAAATGCTCTTTATCTTCAGGATCGGCACCTCTTTTTTGATAAGCTTTTGCTGAAAGGAGGCTTACGACTTTCGCACTATGGAGTAAATGATCAATGGTATTTTGAGCCCAGAGCCAGTCTTTCCTATGCTCTGAGCAATAAACTTAAATTAAAAGCGGCCTGGGGACAGTATTATCAGTTTGCTACCCGCATCGTCCGGGAAGATATCCAGCAAGGAAGCCGTGATTTTTGGCTGCTGGCTGACGGAAATCGGGTGCCTGTGAGTTCTGCAGAGCATTATATCGCGGGTCTGAGTTATGAAACGAATACTTGGCTATTCGATGTTGAGGCATATTATAAAAACCTGGATGGCCTTTCAGAATATACCACCCGACTTAGCAGAAGTGGATTTGGGCCTAATCAGAGCCTGGATTATCAGGAACTCTTTTATCAGGGAACAGGGATAGCCAAAGGAATAGAATTTTTGGTACAGAAAAAGGTGGGGAAATTCACAGGTTGGTTGAGCTATACCCTTGGAGAAGTGCTTTATGATTTTCCCGCTTTCGGAGATGAGCCTTTCAACGCCAATCAGGACCAAACCCACGAATTGAAGCTGGTAGGTAGCTTTAAAGTTCGAAACTGGACCTTTGGAAGTAGCTTTATTTATGCTACAGGCCGACCTTATACCGCTCCCACCGGTTTTTACGAAGTCAGCTTATTAGATGGTAGTACAGCCGATTTCTTTGAGGTAAGTGATAAGAATGCCCTTCGCTTTCCCGATTATCATCGCCTGGACCTTTCAGCTACTTATGAATTCAAATTGGGACAAAGCCCTTCAAGCTTTGGGGTGTCCATTTTCAATCTCTACGACAGACGCAATGTTTGGTACAAAGAATATGAAGTGATAGAAGGTGAACTCATAGAAACCGATATCTCTCTACTTTCCCTTACCCCCAGCTTTTTCTTTACCTGGAAACTTAGATAA
- a CDS encoding histidine kinase, which yields MNEVGINKKRIGLQMLFWSVIWVSLPVIGWAWMGGNGSMFIRNSIVLSLASAIIAGINVGYLIPKYLFPKKYAKYIFLSFLLLAIISVLSHEFWVNVFDMRGMPFGERPPHKGGFWPRGRFFKIFPYVGRSIPLLICLIGSALYEMATFAHIQSQRALNLQHEKLDAEMKFLKSQINPHFLFNALNNIYSLSILKSENTSENLLKLSDMLRYVLYECNAEQVPLQKEVEYIRNLIGLNMLKDSKGLNVKTSFSEISPHLMITPLLFVPFIENAFKHSKIEQLDKGWIRLRLEEENGRIHFSLSNSRPQEAISKDRQGGIGLVNVKRRLELYYPQRHQLDILESDDEFRVQLEIIVSN from the coding sequence ATGAATGAAGTTGGGATCAATAAGAAAAGGATAGGCCTTCAGATGCTCTTCTGGAGTGTTATATGGGTGAGCTTACCCGTCATTGGTTGGGCATGGATGGGAGGAAATGGCTCCATGTTTATTAGAAACAGTATTGTGCTGTCACTGGCATCAGCAATAATTGCTGGAATCAATGTTGGCTATCTTATCCCCAAATACCTTTTCCCTAAAAAATATGCTAAATACATATTCCTGAGCTTTCTTCTATTGGCTATTATTTCTGTGCTTTCTCATGAATTCTGGGTGAATGTGTTTGACATGCGCGGCATGCCTTTCGGAGAGCGACCCCCACATAAAGGAGGCTTCTGGCCCAGAGGCAGGTTCTTCAAAATCTTTCCATATGTTGGCCGATCAATACCATTATTGATCTGTTTGATAGGAAGTGCCCTCTATGAAATGGCTACTTTCGCCCATATCCAAAGTCAAAGAGCCCTGAATCTACAGCATGAAAAACTGGATGCGGAAATGAAATTTCTCAAAAGCCAGATCAATCCGCATTTCCTTTTCAATGCCCTCAACAACATTTATAGCCTTTCCATCCTTAAATCTGAAAATACCTCTGAAAATCTCCTCAAGCTTTCGGATATGTTGCGCTATGTGCTTTATGAGTGTAATGCTGAACAAGTGCCTTTGCAAAAAGAGGTGGAATATATCCGCAATCTGATTGGTCTAAATATGCTGAAGGATAGTAAGGGATTGAATGTGAAAACTTCTTTTTCAGAAATTTCTCCTCATTTGATGATTACACCCTTGCTATTTGTGCCTTTTATAGAAAATGCCTTTAAACACAGCAAGATCGAGCAACTGGATAAAGGATGGATTCGATTGCGTTTGGAAGAGGAAAATGGGCGCATACATTTTAGTCTGAGTAATAGTCGACCTCAGGAAGCAATCAGCAAGGATAGGCAAGGAGGAATAGGTCTGGTAAATGTGAAACGAAGACTGGAATTGTATTACCCACAAAGGCATCAGCTCGATATTCTGGAAAGTGATGATGAATTCAGGGTACAATTAGAAATTATTGTAAGCAATTAA
- a CDS encoding T9SS type A sorting domain-containing protein: MIRKILLSVVTILIFIIPAKSQDTLVSAFFGLDNGLPSLLCNQPGSLLDGMPVNFKFPLDASSLSETDFEVLDSLGNIHTPICVSLAPANENGENRTVLLIGEFGTAVTNPPVEVRVVGDLFTTDTLSGESACSEIINLNGIITTNVIPLDDGPSLFFAQRINGNLNECNSGTQTIQVAWNGGITPYISGDTESDLFQYYIGYSDSSGVLIPHVPISIADINDNDNFHQLCFSTSDEIVKISMMANTVEDPNQDPNLYSEIDVISCTSLTSIEENLFEKGYKIYPNPFSDEIFVENLHGNEYFIIYDFLGRNVIEGKCLGTVKIPEINSGIYYLTILNNTNQTTFKLIKR; the protein is encoded by the coding sequence ATGATTAGAAAAATCTTACTTTCAGTAGTAACAATTTTAATATTTATTATACCGGCCAAATCACAAGATACGCTTGTGTCGGCTTTTTTTGGACTTGATAATGGACTACCAAGTTTATTATGTAATCAACCAGGAAGCCTGCTAGATGGTATGCCTGTTAATTTTAAATTCCCATTAGATGCATCCAGTTTATCGGAAACTGATTTTGAAGTTTTAGATAGCCTTGGAAATATACATACCCCTATTTGTGTTTCTTTGGCCCCAGCTAATGAAAACGGAGAAAATCGAACTGTGCTTCTGATAGGTGAATTTGGTACCGCTGTTACCAATCCACCGGTTGAAGTTAGAGTTGTAGGGGATTTATTTACAACTGATACTTTATCCGGAGAGTCCGCTTGTTCAGAAATCATAAACCTAAACGGAATCATTACCACGAATGTTATTCCGCTTGATGATGGACCAAGTTTATTCTTTGCCCAAAGAATTAATGGCAATCTGAATGAATGTAATTCAGGAACACAAACGATTCAAGTTGCTTGGAATGGTGGCATTACACCGTATATAAGTGGTGATACCGAATCTGACTTATTTCAGTACTATATTGGCTATTCTGACAGTTCTGGAGTTCTAATACCGCATGTACCTATTTCGATAGCAGATATAAATGACAACGACAACTTTCACCAACTTTGTTTTTCTACAAGTGATGAAATTGTTAAAATTTCAATGATGGCTAACACGGTCGAAGATCCAAACCAAGACCCAAATTTATACAGCGAAATTGATGTTATTTCCTGCACTTCTTTGACAAGTATTGAAGAGAACCTCTTCGAAAAAGGGTATAAAATTTACCCGAATCCGTTCTCAGATGAAATTTTCGTTGAGAATCTGCATGGTAATGAATACTTCATCATTTATGACTTCTTAGGGCGAAATGTTATTGAAGGAAAATGTTTAGGTACTGTAAAAATACCTGAAATAAACTCAGGGATATACTATTTGACCATCCTAAACAATACCAATCAGACAACCTTCAAGTTAATTAAAAGATAA
- a CDS encoding response regulator transcription factor — MKCLVIDDEELARALLENFIQRLPDLELLAKCKNPLEALDLMSREKVDLIFLDIQMPELNGLDFLNILAEKPMIIFTTAYSEHALDAFNLNALDYLHKPFSFQRFLQALAKAREKYHFRKTSKQAEHKKENPSEEAYLLVHADHKVHKLWHKDILYVQSMREYVTYHLKDHKLMALNSLKKLEEVLPGEKFTRIHKSYLVANDQVNALEGNQLHIGEILLPIGGSFKEEVVRKLFS, encoded by the coding sequence ATGAAGTGTTTAGTAATAGATGACGAAGAATTGGCAAGGGCCCTGCTGGAGAATTTCATTCAACGGCTCCCGGACCTGGAACTGCTTGCCAAGTGTAAAAATCCCCTGGAGGCTTTGGATTTGATGAGCAGGGAAAAAGTGGATTTGATTTTTCTGGATATCCAGATGCCCGAACTGAATGGGCTGGACTTCCTGAATATTCTAGCTGAAAAGCCCATGATCATTTTTACTACGGCTTATTCCGAACATGCCCTGGATGCCTTTAATCTGAATGCACTTGACTATCTCCACAAACCCTTCTCCTTTCAGAGATTTTTACAGGCATTGGCAAAAGCCAGAGAGAAATATCATTTCAGGAAGACTTCTAAACAAGCGGAACATAAGAAAGAAAACCCATCCGAAGAGGCCTATCTCCTCGTCCATGCAGATCACAAGGTTCACAAACTCTGGCATAAGGACATCCTATATGTCCAATCCATGAGGGAGTATGTAACCTATCACCTCAAAGATCACAAACTCATGGCACTGAATTCGCTTAAAAAACTGGAAGAGGTATTGCCGGGTGAAAAATTTACCCGCATCCATAAATCCTATTTGGTAGCCAATGATCAGGTCAATGCCCTTGAAGGGAATCAGCTACATATAGGGGAAATCCTCTTGCCAATTGGTGGAAGTTTCAAAGAAGAGGTGGTCCGCAAGTTGTTTTCATAG
- a CDS encoding TIM barrel protein — protein MSDNKMSRGKAIKTMLVGGLALGAGAAQAKMNPRYDEETIRNYQIKGNINHSACRWCYSKIELEELVKSCKEMGLKAIDLLNPPEWEVATKQGLEVSMSFGSSLGIPRGFNDPQYHDQLQKEFKELIPKAADAGLKRIICFSGNRNGMSDGKGLENCAVGLEPVVKLAQKHNITIIMELLNSKVNHPDYMCDLTPWGVALTEKVGSDHFKLLYDIYHMQIMEGDVIATIKKYHKYFDHYHTGGVPGRNEIDESQELYYPAIMRAILDTGYTGYVAQEFIPKHSDPLVSLKEAVMICDV, from the coding sequence ATGTCCGACAATAAAATGTCTCGCGGCAAAGCTATCAAGACCATGCTGGTCGGTGGCTTGGCCCTGGGAGCCGGGGCAGCCCAGGCAAAAATGAACCCCCGCTACGACGAAGAAACAATTCGCAATTACCAGATTAAAGGAAACATCAATCATTCGGCTTGTCGCTGGTGCTACAGCAAAATAGAGCTCGAAGAACTTGTGAAATCTTGCAAGGAAATGGGCCTGAAGGCGATTGATCTCCTCAATCCACCGGAATGGGAAGTCGCTACAAAACAAGGATTGGAAGTCTCTATGTCATTTGGTAGTTCGCTGGGAATTCCTCGCGGATTTAATGATCCTCAGTACCATGATCAGCTGCAAAAAGAGTTTAAAGAACTCATTCCCAAAGCTGCTGATGCAGGCTTGAAAAGGATTATTTGCTTCTCTGGAAACAGAAATGGGATGTCCGATGGAAAAGGCCTGGAGAATTGTGCTGTAGGCCTTGAACCGGTGGTAAAACTGGCCCAAAAGCACAATATCACCATCATCATGGAGCTATTGAACAGCAAGGTCAATCATCCGGATTATATGTGCGATCTCACTCCCTGGGGAGTTGCCCTTACTGAAAAAGTAGGTTCTGATCATTTCAAACTCCTTTATGATATCTATCATATGCAGATCATGGAAGGAGATGTGATAGCGACCATCAAAAAATACCATAAATATTTTGATCACTATCATACAGGTGGAGTTCCGGGAAGAAATGAAATCGATGAAAGCCAGGAGCTTTATTATCCTGCTATTATGCGTGCGATCCTGGATACAGGATACACGGGTTATGTGGCACAGGAATTTATTCCCAAACATAGTGATCCCCTTGTTTCCCTCAAGGAAGCAGTGATGATCTGTGATGTTTAA